Proteins from a genomic interval of Streptomyces sp. NBC_00820:
- a CDS encoding MATE family efflux transporter — translation MTQAPATPEATRRRHDREIVALAVPAFGALVAEPLFVMADSAIVGHLGTSQLAGLGVASALLTTAVSVFVFLAYATTAAVARRVGAGDIRAALRQGMDGIWLALFLGAAVIAVVLPLAPGIVDLFGASATAAPYATTYLRISSLGIPAMLAVLAATGVLRGLQNTRTPLYVAGAGFIANAVLNVGLVYGAGLGIAGSAWGTVIAQCGMAAVYLGVVVRGAHQHQASLRPDLAGIRASAQAGVPLLVRTLSLRAILMIATAIAARLGDADIAAHQIILSLWSLLAFALDAIAIAGQAIIGRYLGANDAQGAREACRRMVQWGLATGIALGLLVVVARPLFLPLFTSDSVVKDAALPALLMVALSQPVCGIVFVLDGVLMGAGDGAYLAKAMVLTLAVFAPVALLVPTLGGGLTALWAAMTLMMAVRLLTLWLRARSGRWVVTGATR, via the coding sequence ATGACACAGGCTCCAGCAACGCCCGAGGCAACCCGCCGTCGGCACGACCGCGAGATCGTCGCACTCGCCGTTCCGGCCTTCGGCGCCCTCGTCGCGGAGCCCCTGTTCGTCATGGCCGACAGTGCGATTGTCGGCCATCTCGGCACCTCGCAGCTCGCCGGTCTCGGCGTCGCGTCAGCCCTCCTCACCACAGCGGTGAGCGTCTTCGTCTTTCTCGCCTATGCCACCACGGCGGCGGTGGCCCGCCGCGTCGGAGCCGGAGACATCCGGGCGGCGCTCCGCCAGGGCATGGACGGCATCTGGCTGGCACTGTTCCTCGGCGCCGCCGTCATCGCCGTGGTTCTGCCACTGGCCCCCGGCATCGTGGACCTGTTCGGCGCCTCCGCCACCGCCGCGCCCTACGCCACCACCTATCTGCGGATCTCTTCGCTGGGCATCCCAGCCATGCTGGCCGTCCTCGCGGCCACCGGCGTCCTGCGCGGTCTGCAGAACACCAGGACCCCGCTGTACGTCGCCGGTGCCGGCTTCATCGCCAACGCCGTACTCAACGTGGGACTCGTCTACGGCGCCGGACTCGGCATCGCGGGCTCCGCCTGGGGCACCGTCATCGCACAGTGCGGCATGGCGGCCGTCTATCTCGGCGTGGTCGTCCGCGGGGCACACCAGCATCAGGCGTCTCTGCGTCCGGACCTCGCCGGCATCAGGGCCTCGGCACAGGCCGGGGTTCCCCTGCTGGTCCGCACGCTGTCCCTACGGGCGATCCTCATGATCGCCACTGCCATCGCGGCACGCCTGGGCGATGCCGACATCGCCGCCCACCAGATCATCCTGTCCCTGTGGAGTCTGCTGGCCTTCGCGCTCGACGCGATCGCGATCGCCGGACAGGCCATCATCGGACGCTACCTCGGCGCGAACGACGCCCAAGGCGCTCGGGAGGCCTGCCGACGCATGGTGCAGTGGGGCCTCGCGACCGGGATCGCCCTCGGTCTGCTCGTCGTGGTCGCCCGACCGCTCTTCCTTCCGCTGTTCACCAGCGACTCCGTGGTCAAGGACGCGGCCCTGCCCGCACTGCTGATGGTGGCGCTCTCTCAGCCCGTCTGCGGAATCGTCTTCGTCCTGGACGGGGTCCTGATGGGCGCGGGCGACGGGGCCTATCTGGCCAAGGCGATGGTCCTCACTCTGGCGGTGTTCGCCCCCGTGGCACTGCTCGTACCCACGCTGGGCGGCGGTCTCACGGCACTCTGGGCGGCCATGACCCTGATGATGGCGGTCCGGCTGCTGACCCTCTGGCTCCGCGCCAGGTCGGGTCGCTGGGTCGTGACGGGCGCGACGCGCTGA